GCAACTGCTGCCGGCCTGACCGCGCTCAACCAATAACAATCAGAGAGCTGCCATGAACAATGCGACCGGTGCCCTGCGTGGCCTGAAAATCATCGATCTGAGCCGGGTCCTGGGCGGCCCGTACTGTTCCCAGGCGTTGGCCGACCACGGCGCCGAAGTGATCAAGCTGGAACCCCTGGGCGGCGACGAGACCCGTGGCTGGGGGCCGCCCTTCGAAGGCGACACGGCGTCCTACTTCATCGGCGTCAACCGCAACAAGAAGGGCATCGCCGTCGACCTGTCGAAGCCGGAAGGCATCGAGGTGCTGCTGCAACTGCTGGAAGGCGCCGACGTGCTGATCGAGAACTTCAAGCCCGGCACCCTGGCGCGCTGGGGCATCGACTACCAGGACGTGCTGAGCAGGCGCTTCCCGCGGCTGATCCACTGCGCGGTTTCCGGTTTCGGCGCCGATGGTCCGCTCGGCGGGCTGCCCGGCTACGACGCGGCGATCCAGGCGATGGCCGGGCTGATGAGCGTGAACGGCGATGCGCAGGGCGAGCCGCTGCGCATCGGCCTGCCGATCGTCGACATGGTCACCGGGCTGAACGCGATGGTCGGCATCCTGCTGGCGCTGAACGAGCGCCAGCTCAGCGGGCACGGGCAGTCCATCGACATCGCCCTGTACGACTGCGGCATTTCCCTGCTGCATCCGCACATGCCGAACTACTTCGCTTCCGGCCGCACGCCGCAGCGCACCGGCAACGCCCATCCCAACATCGCTCCGTACGACAGCTACCGTACCGGCACCGAGCCGATCTTCCTCGCGGTCGGCAACGACCGGCAGTTCGCCAGGCTGTGCGAATACCTGGGCGCCGGCGAACTGCTGGAAGACCCGCGCTTCACCGACAACGGCAAGCGCTCGGTCAACCGCCTGGCGCTGAAGCAGGTGCTGGAAGGCCATCTGGCGGCGCACGACGGCCGCGAGCTGGCCGAGCGGCTGATCCGACTCGGCGTGCCCTGCGGCGCCATCGCCACGGTGGACCGGGTGGTCGAGCACCCGCACACCCGCCATCGCGGGCTGCTGGTGGAAATGGGCGACTACCGTGGCCTCGCCTCGCCGGTGAAGCTGTCGCGCACCCCCGCCAGCTACCGCAGCCCGCCGCCGGCGCTGGGCGAAAGCACCCGCGAGGTGCTCGAAGACCTCGGCCCTGCCCCCGAGGTGATCGAGACCCTGTTCCAGCGCGGCATCGTTCGCGGCTGAAACGCGCCTCCGTCGAAGCGGCCGGGCATCGCCGGCCGCCGACTTCCCGAATCGAATAGCCGGAGATCGTCATGAGCTCTTGCCAGGGGGCCGTGCGCCCCGAATCCACGCTGTTGCTGGAACGTCCGGAGGAGGGTGTGGCCCTGCTGCGGCTGAACCGCCCGGCGGCGCTGAACGCCCTGAACATGACCCTGCGCGAGGAGCTGGCCGAGCACTTCGTGCAATTGAACGACTGCGCCGAGACCCGGGTGATCGTCGTCACCGGCGGCGACAAAGTATTCGCCGCCGGAGCGGACCTCGGCGAAATGGTCGATGCCGGCGCGCTGCAGATCTACCGGCGCCACGTCGAGCGCCACTGGCAGGCGATTTCCCGCTGCGCCAAGCCGGTCATCGCCGCCGTCAACGGCTACGCCCTGGGCGGCGGCTGCGAACTGGCGATGCACTGCGACCTGATCGTCGCCGGTGCCTCCGCGCGTTTCGCCCAGCCAGAGATCAAGGTTGGCGTGATGCCCGGCGCCGGCGGCACCCAGCGTCTGGTGCGGGCGGTCGGCAAGTACCAGGCGCTGCGCATGCTGCTGACCGGCTGCATGGTGCGCGCCGAAGAGGCGCTGGCGATGGGGCTGGTCAGCGAGGTGGTGGCCGACGCCCAGACCCTGCCCAGGGCGCTGGAACTGGCCCGCGGCATGGCCGCCATGCCGCCGCTGGCGCTGGCGCAGATCAAGGAGGTGGTGCTGGCCGGCATGGATATGCCGCTGGACCACGCCCTGGCGCTGGAGCGCAAGGCCTTCCAGCTGCTGTTCGATTCGAAGGACCAGAAGGAAGGCATGCGCGCCTTCCTCGACAAGCGCAAGCCGGAGTATCGCGGAGAATGAGCAGTCAACCGATCACCAGCGTCGGCATCGTCGGTGCCGGCGCCATGGGGCAGGGCATCGCCCAGGTCGCGGCGCAGGCCGGGCTGCAGGCGTACCTGTTCGATGTCCGCGCCGGCGCGGCGCAGAGTGCCCGCGACGGTATCGCGGCGATCCTCGCGAAGCGGGTGGAAAAGGGCCGGCTGACGGCCGAGGCCGCCGACCGGGCGGTCGGCAACCTGCACGTCGCGCAGAGCCTGGAGGCGCTGCGCGACTGCCAGGTGGTGGTCGAGGCCATCGTCGAGAACCTCGAAGCCAAGCAGGCGCTGTTCCGCCAGCTGGAGGAGGTGCTGGACGCGGGAACCATCCTGGCGAGCAATACCTCGTCGCTGTCGATCACCGCCATCGCCTCGGTCTGCCGCGATTCCGGCCGCGTCGCCGGCCTGCATTTCTTCAACCCGGTGCCGCTGATGCGCCTGGTCGAGGTGATCGAAGGCCTCGCCACCCACGGCGAGGTCGGCGCACGCCTGTGCGAGCTGGTCAGCGTCATGGGCCATCAGCCGGTGCGCGCCAGGGACACTCCCGGTTTCATCGTCAACCACGCCGGACGCGCGTTCGGCACCGAGGCGCTGCGCATCCTCGGCGAGGGCGTGGCCGACGCGGCGGCGATCGACGCCGTGCTGCGCGAAAGCGCCGGCTTCCGCATGGGACCGTTCGAGCTGCTCGACCTGATCGGGCTCGACGTCAGCCTGCCGGTGATGGAGTCGGTCTACCGGCAGTTCTACGAGGAGCCGCGCTACCGGCCGCATCCACTGCTGCGGCAGATGCTCGCGGCCGGGCACCTGGGGCGCAAGAGCGGCCAGGGCTTCTATCCATATGACGGCGAAGGCGCGGCGCCGCGTGCTACGGCCCAGGCCGCGCCGGCCTGCACGGTGTCGCCGCCGGTGTGGCTGGGCGCCGACGACCAGCTCGGCCGTACCCGCCTGCTGGCGTTGCTGGAGCGCCTGGGCGCCGAAGTCGAGTCCGGCGAGCGTCCCTCCGACGATGCGCTGTGCCTGCTGGCGCCGCTCGGCGACGATGCCACCCATGCCGCGCAGCGTTTCGCCGTCGATCCGGCGCGAGTGGTGGCCGTCGATACCCTGGCGGACCTCGCGCAGCATCGCTGCCTGATGCTCAACCCGCTGACCCGCGCGGACATGCAGCGCGCCGCCCACGCGCTGTTCGCCCGCGATGGCGCCGGGGTGACGGTGATCCGCGACAGCACGGGCTTCATCGTCCAGCGCACGCTCGCGTCGATCGTCAACCTGGCCTGCGACATCGCCCAGCAGGGCATCGCCTCGGTGGCCGATATCGACCTGGCGGTGCGTCTCGGCCTGGGTTATCCCCACGGGCCGCTGGAGTGGGGCGACCGGCTGGGCGCCGCGCGCCTGCTGCGCATCCTCGAACGCATCCACGCGCTCAACGGTGACCCGCGCTACCGCCCGAGCCCCTGGCTGCGCCGCCGCGCCAGCCTGGGGATTTCCCTGTGCCAGCCGGAAAACCCGTTGCCGGCCTGACCATCCCTCTTTCCCTGCGAGAACCTGATCATGCTCGATGCCTATATATACGCCGGCCTGCGCACTCCGTTCGGCCGCCATGCCGGAGCCCTGTCCCGGGTACGCCCAGACGACCTGGTCGGCGCGCTGCTGGCGCGGGTCGTGGAAACCTCCGGCTTCGCTGTCGACGACCTGGAGGATGTGATCCTCGGCTGCACCAACCAGGCCGGCGAGGATAGCCGCAACCTGGCGCGCAACGCCCTGCTCGCCGCCGGCCTGCCCTGGCGGGTGCCGGGGCAGACGGTCAACCGCCTGTGCGCCAGCGGCCTGTCGGCGGTGATCGACGCGGCGCGCGCGATCACCTGTGGCGAGGGCCGGCTGTACCTGGCCGGCGGCGCCGAAAGCATGTCGCGCGCGCCGTTCGTCATGGGCAAGGCGGACAGCGCCTTCAGCCGGGCGCTGAACGTCTTCGACAGCACCATCGGCGCGCGTTTCGCCAATCCGCGGCTGGTCGAGCGGCATGGCAACGACAGCATGCCGGAGACCGGCGACAACGTGGCGCGCGAGTTCGGCATCGCCCGGGAGGATGCGGACCGCTTCGCCGCCGCCTCCCAGGCGCGCTACCAGGCGGCGCTGCAGGCCGGTTTCTTCGCCGGCGAGATCATGCCCGTCGAGGTGCCGTCCGGGCGCAGGGGCGAGGTGCTGCTGGTCGAGCACGACGAGCATCCGCGCCCGCAATCGGACCTGGCGGCGCTGTCCCGCCTGCCGTCGCTGTTCCCCGGCGGCGTGGTGACCGCCGGCAACGCCTCGGGCATCAACGACGGCGCGGCGGTGCTGCTGCTCGGCGACCGCGAGATCGGCGAGCGCCACGGTGTGCGGCCGCTGGCGCGGGTCCTGGCCTCCGCCAGCGTCGGCGTGGAGCCGCGCATCATGGGCATCGGCCCGCACCGGGCGATCCAGGTCGCGCTGCAGCGCGCCGGCCTCGGCCTGCACGAGGTCGACCTCATCGAGATCAACGAGGCGTTCGCCTCGCAGGTCCTGGCCTGCCTGAAGGCGCTTGGCCTGGACTTCGACGACCCACGGGTCAACCCCAATGGCGGCGCCATCGCCCTTGGCCATCCGTTGGGCGCGTCCGGCGCCCGGCTGGTCCTGACCGCCAGCCGGGCGTTGCACAGCCGCAACCTGCGTTACGCCGTGGTCAGCCTGTGCGTCGGGGTCGGCCAGGGCGTGGCGATGGTGATCGAGCGCGTCTGAGGCGCGCGGACGGGGCGCCGTCCGGCGCCCTGGAGATTTCTGGAGAGCATCGATGAACAACAACAAGAAAAACATCGTTTTCCTGCCGGCCGCCCTGGCTGCCTGCTGCGTCCCGCCGCTGGCGCTGGCCGACGGTTTCCTGGAGGACGGCAAGGCCAGCCTGTCCATGCGCAATTTCTACATGAACCGCGATTTCCGCGACGGCGCCGGCCGCTCGAAGAGCGATGAGTGGGCCCAGGGCTTTCTCCTCGACTACCGCTCGGGCTATACCGCCGGCACGCTCGGCGTCGGCCTGGACGTCCTCGGCAAGCTGGGCGTCAAGCTCGATTCGAGTCCCGACCGCAGCGGCACCGGGCTGCTCCCGGTGCAGGGCGATGGGCGCGCGGCGGACGACTATGCTAGGCTCGATCCGACGGCCAAGCTGCGCATCTCCCGCACGGAGCTGAAGATCGGCGCGCTGGTGCCCAAGCTGCCCACCGTGCAGCCCAACTACGGCCGCCTGTTCCCGCAGGTGTTCCAGGGCGGCCTGCTGACCTCCGGCGAAGTGAGCGGCCTGACCCTCAACCTGGGGCGCCTGGACGAGGTCAGCCAGCGCAACGAGGCGGGCACCAGCGACCTGGCGCTGTTCAACCGCAACGGCCGCTTCGCCGGGGCGGTGCAGGCCGACCACTTCTACCTGGGCGGCCTGGACTACCAGTTCGCGCCGGGCTGGACCGGAAGCTACCACTACGGCGAGCTGGAGGATGTCTACGACCAGCACTTCCTCGGCCTGAAGAGCCAGACACGCATCGGCGCGGACAGCCTGGAAACCGACCTGCGCCTGGCGCTCAGCAGGGACGCCGGCGATGGGCGCGGCGGCAGGATCGACAACCGCTCCTTCAGCGGCCTGGTCACCTACCGCCTGCACAATGGCCACGCCATCGGCCTGGGTTACCAGCGCATGCACGGCGACAGCGCGTTTCCATACCTGGACGGGACCGATCCCTACCTGATCAACTTCGGCCAGTACGGCGATTTCGCCGAGGCCGGGGAACGCTCCTGGCAGGCGCGCTACGACTACGACTTCGCCCCGCTGGGCCTGCCCGGCCTGAGCTTCATGACCCGCTACTTCAGCGGCCGCGACGCGCAGCCGACCTCGGGCGCGGGCAGCCGCGAATGGGAGCGCGACACCGACATCAAGTACGTGCTGCAGAGCGGCGCCCTGAAGGGCCTGGGCCTGACCTGGCGCAACGCGACCTACCGCTCCGACTTCAGCCGCGACGTCGACGAGAACCGCCTGTACCTGAGCTACAGCATTGCGCTGTTCTGATGGGTGTGGGCATTCGTTCGCGAGCAAGCTCGCTCCTACGAAGAGCAGGTGCTACCTGTAGGAGCGAGCTTGCTCGCGAACATCGGCCGAACATCGGCCCCGCAAGCGCTTCGCGACTTACCCCTTCGCCGCGCTGACCCCTTCCAGGGTGGCGAACGAGGTGTCCTTCGCCGTCAGCAGGAAGTCGCGCATGAACGGCGCGTCCAGCATGTCGGCACGGATCGCCGCGAACAGCGTGCAGTACAGACCTTTCTCCCCCAGGCGCTTGGCGGTGACGTAACCGCGCGAGCTGTATTCGTGCAGCGCCCAGTTGGGCAGGCTGCAGACGCCGCGCCCGGATGCCACCAGTTGCATCATCATCACCGTCAGTTCCGAGGTGCGCACCTGCGCCGGCTCGATGTCGGCCGGTTCCAGGAAGCGGGTGAAGATGTCCAGGCGGTCGCGTTCAATGGGGTAGGTGATCAGCGTCTGGCTGGCGAGGTCTTCCGGCACGATGAAGGACTTGCCGGACAGCGCATGGTGGTTGTCCACCGCCAGCAGCGCCTCGTAGGTGAACAGCGGCACATAGGTGATGCCGGCGAGGTCCACCGGGTCGGAGGTCACCACCAGGTCGAGGTCGCCGCGGGCCAGCGCCGGCAGCGGGGCGAAGGAGAAGCCCGAGGCGAGGTCCAGCTCCACTTCCGGCCAGGCGTCGCGGAACTGGTCGATGGTCGGCATCAGCCACTGGAAGCAGCTGTGGCACTCGATCGCCATGTGCAGGCGTCCCGCGGTGCCGCCGGCCAGCCGCGCCAGGTCGCGTTCGGCGCCGCGCAGTTGCGGCAGCACGGAATCCGCCAGTTGCAGCAGGCGCAGGCCGGCGCTGGTGAAGCGCACCGGCTTGGTCTTGCGGATGAACAGCGACAGGCCCAGGCGCTCCTCCAGCTCCTTGAACTGGTGGGAGAGGGCGGACTGGGTGAGGTGCAGGCGCTCGGCCGCCTCCACGAGACTGTCGGCCTCGCGCAGGGCGTGGAGGGTTTTCAGGTGACGGAGTTCAAGCATGATGCCGGCCTCGATCTCAATATGAGGAAAACTTGATTTCAACGCGAAGGAATTGAGTTTGTCTCATGAACACCCGGCTGTCGACAATGCCTGCATCTGACGTATTGGACTGGAGTTTCCGTCATGGCATTGGCCCACACCCTCGGTTTTCCCCGCATCGGTCGCGACCGTGAACTGAAGAAGGCGTTGGAAGCCTTCTGGAAAGGCGAGCTGGATGAAGCCGGGCTGCGCAAGGTGGGGCGCGAGCTGCGCGCCGCGCACTGGCAGGTACAGAAGGACGCCGGTATCGATCTGCTGCCGGTGGGGGATTTCGCCTGGTATGACCAGGTGCTGACCCATTCTCTGACCTTCGGCGCGATTCCCGAGCGCTTCCGCCCGCAGGACGGCCAGCCGACGCTGCAGACCCTGTTCGCGATGGCCCGTGGCCGCGGCAACGATGCCTGCTGCGGCGGTGCGCATGGGCAGCCCGGCTTTGCGCAAGAGCTGACCAAGTGGTTCGACACCAATTACCACTACCTGGTCCCGGAGTTCAGCGTCGACCAGCAGTTCCAGTTGAGCTGGGAGCAACTGTTCGACGAGGTGGACGAGGCGCTGGCGCTGGGGCATGCGGTCAAGCCGGTGCTGATCGGCCCGCTGACCTACCTGTGGCTGGGCAAGCTCAAGGGCGAGCACGCCGGTTTCGACAAGCTCGACTTGCTCGAACGGCTGCTGCCGGTCTATGGCCAGATCTTCCAGCGTCTGGCCGCCCAGGGCGTGGAGTGGGTGCAGATCGACGAGCCGATCCTGGCGCTCGACCTGCCGCAGGACTGGAAGAACGCATTCGAGCGCGCCTACAACCTGCTCCAGCGCGAACCGCTGAAGAAGCTGATCGCTACCTACTTCGGCGGTCTCGAAGACAACCTCGGGCTGGCCGCGAGCCTGCCGCTGGACGGCCTGCACATCGACCTGGTGCGCGCGCCGCAGCAGTACCCGAGCATTCTCGATCGCCTGCCGTCCTACAAGGTGCTGTCCCTGGGCCTGGTGAACGGCCGCAATGTCTGGCGCTGCGATCTCGAAGCGGCGCTGGAGGTACTGCGCCATGCCCACGAACGGCTGGGCGAGCGGCTCTGGGTTGCGCCGTCCTGTTCGTTGCTGCATTGCCCGGTGGACCTGGACCGCGAGGAGCAGTTGGAGGCCGAGCTGAAGGATTCCCTGGCTTTCGCCGTGCAGAAGTGCGCCGAAGTGGCGCTGCTGGCACGGGCGGTGAGCGAGCCCGAAGCGCCGGAGGTGCTTGCCGCGCTGGCCGGGAACGCGGCCGTGCGGGCCCGTCGCGCCGCTTCGCCGCGCATTCACAAGCCCGAGGTGCAGGCGCGAGTGGCCGGTATTCGTCCCCGGGATGCGCGACGCCAGTCGCCCTTTGCCGTGCGTATCGAAAAGCAGCGAGCCAGGCTCGACCTGCCGCTGTTCCCGACCACCACCATCGGTTCCTTCCCGCAGACGCCGGCGATCCGTCTGGCGCGCCAGGCGTTCCGTCAGGGGCAACTGTCCGAAGCGGACTACGCGGAGGCCATGCACGGCGAAATCCGTCACGCCGTGGAGCTGCAGGAAGGGCTTGGCCTGGATGTGCTGGTACATGGCGAGGCCGAGCGTAACGACATGGTCGAATACTTCGCCGAGCAGCTCGACGGCTACGCCTTCACCCGCTTCGGCTGGGTGCAGAGCTACGGTTCCCGCTGCGTGAAACCGGCGGTGATCTACGGCGACCTGAGCCGCCCGCAGGCCATGACCGTGGAGTGGATCAGGTATGCGCAGAGCCTCACCGGCAAGGTGATGAAGGGCATGCTGACCGGTCCGGTGACCATGCTGATGTGGTCCTTCCCGCGCGAGGATGTGCCGCGCGAGGTGCAGGCGCGTCAGTTGGCGCTGGCGATCCGCGACGAGGTGGAAGACCTGGAGCGCGCCGGCATCCGTATCGTGCAGATCGACGAAGCGGCGTTCCGCGAGGGCCTGCCGTTACGCCGGGAACAGTGGAAATCCTATCTGGACTGGGCCACCGAGGCCTTCCGCCTGTGTGCTTCGGGCGTGCGCGACGAAACCCAGATCCACACCCACATGTGCTACAGCGAATTCAACGATGTGATCGAGTCCATCGCCGCGATGGACGCCGATGTGATCACTCTCGAGACTTCGCGCTCGGACATGGAGTTGCTGGAGGCCTTCGAGGCGTTCGAGTACCCCAACGAGATCGGCCCGGGCGTCTACGACATCCACTCGCCGCGCGTACCGGGTACCGAGGAAATGGTCGCCCTGCTGCGCAAGGCGGCGCAGCGGATTCCCGCCGGACGTCTGTGGGTCAACCCCGACTGCGGCCTGAAGACCCGTGGCTGGCCGGAGACGGAGGCGGCGCTGATCAACCTGGTCGCGGCGGCCCGCCAGTTGCGCCGCGAGTTCGCCTGAGCGCGGGTGTCACCAGCTCAGGTAGAACATGCTCTTGGCCAGCACGACGATGGCCAGCACGTGGACGAACACGCTGTAGTGGATGCGCCGCGAGCGCTGGCCGGTCATGCGGCCGGTACGGAAGGAGTACATGGCGAAGGCGAAGTGTCCGAGCACGCTGGTGGCCAGCAGCAGCTTGAGGCTGAGCAGGGTGGCGAAGGGGGATGCCAGCGGATCGGCCAGCAGCGGCAGGTAGCGTAGGTACAGCATGCCCAGGCCGGCGCCGAACAGGGTCAGGATGACCCACGGCATCAGGTGCCGGGCGCGCCGGCCGACGGCGGCCTCCACCGCGCGCATGGCCCGCGCCGGTACGTGGCGGCGAACGCTCTCCAGGATCAGGACTTCGAAGAACACCGTGCCGATGAACAGGATCGCGGCGAGCAGGTGCAGGATGAGCAGGAGGGGGTAGGCCATGTGAGCGGTTCCGTGCGGTGGTCCCTTATCTTCTCCAGCGGTGGGGCACTTCGCCCTTGATCAGGGTCAGGGGAAGGGCCGTCCGTGACCACTCGGCGCCTTTCATCAAATTGTCACGGACCTGTGGCAGAGCGAATGACGGAAATTCATCAGAATCCCGTTCCACTGGGGTTTTGCGTTCCGGATTTTCATCATGCGTGCCTTCCTGCTGGCGGTCGCCCTTTTGTGCGGACTGCCCTCGCTTTCCTTTGCCGGCGATCGTTGCGATCCCAGGGTGCCGACCGATCTGGTCGACCTGGGCGACGTGCGCCTGGCCTACCAGAGCATCGGCCGTCCGCAGGACCCGACGCTGCTGCTGATCATGGGCCTGGGCGGCCAACTGATCCACTGGCCCGACGAGGTGGTCGAGGCGCTCTGCCAGCAGGGCTTCCGGGTGATCCGTTATGACAACCGCGATGTCGGGCTGTCCGCCTGGCGCATTCCCACGCCCAGCGACAACCTGACCTACGAAGTGATCCGCTACCGCCTGGGGCTGCCGGTGAGCGCTCCCTACAGCCTGACCGACATGGCGGACGATGCGCTGCGCCTGCTCGATGCCTTGCACGTCGAGCGTGCCCATGTGCTGGGCGCGAGCATGGGCGGGATGATCGCCCAGCACGTCGCCGACCTTGCGCCGGACCGGGTGATCAGCCTGACCCTGGTGATGACCAGTTCCGGCGCGGAGGGCCTGCCGGCGCCCAGCGAGTCGCTGTTGCGCCTGCTCGCCCGGCGCGAGGCCGCCAGCCGTGAGCAGGCCATCGAGCAGCAGGCCGACCTGCTGGCCGCGCTCGGCAGCCCCGACGTGCGCGACGACCGCCAGCAACTGCTGGAGCAGGCGGCCCGGTCCTACGACCGTGCCTTCAACCCCGAGGGTGTGCAGCGGCAACTGCTGGCGATCCTCGCCGAACCGAGCCGGGTGGCCTTGCTCAACCGCCTGGACGTGCCGACCCTGGTGGTCCACGGCACCGCCGATCCGTTGCTGCCGGTGATGCACGGGGTGCATGTGGCGGCGCATATCCGTGGTTCGGAGCTGAAACTGATCCCCGGCATGGCGCACCGCTTCCAGGAGGATTTCAAGGCGCCGCTGCTCGGTGCGGTGCTGCCTTACCTGCGGGCGCATCACGGCGGCGGGCATGTCGCGCAGCTCTAGCGTCGCGCGGCTCTTTGCAGGAGCGAGCCTGCTCGCGAATCCGTTTCCCGGCGAGTTTTGGCGTCGGGCGGTTCGCGAGCACGCTCGCTGCGTAAAGAGGCTTCCGGGCAACGGATTACCATCTGCAGACCGCGGGCACGGCGCTGGGTATCTCGCGCACCGCGATGCACAAGTGACCTGTGGCAGCGACGACAACCTGATCAGCAGGTGACCTGCTCGCCCAACGTCGAGGCCGTCTACGGCTGGCCGGCCACTTCCAGCAAGGACTTCCGGCGAGGACATCGCTGCCATGCAGGCCGTGTACGACTGCGCCATCGCCGAGCGCGCCTGATTCAGTGCAGGCGCACCCAGATGGTCACCAGCAGCGAGGCGGCCACCAGCCAGGCCAGCGCCGCCATCGCCAGCGACAAATCCAGGCGCAGGCGATCCACCAATAGGTAGAGCGCGGCGAGGTAGACGAAGTAGGGGATGATCGACCACATGCCGAACGCGATGGTGGTCTTCAGGTCATCCAGCGAGCGACTCTTGCCCACAATGTAGTGGGCAATCAGGGCGAAGGTGGGAAACAGCGGCACCAGCCCGGCGATGTAGTAATTGCGTGTCTTCGACAGCGCGGCGAGGATCAGCACCACGCCGGCGCCGAGGGTTGCCTTGAGAATCAGGTCCACGAAGGTCTCGATACAGCGACGCCACAGGGATGATGGCGTCGAGCATTATCGGCGAGCATGGCGTTTGCCTCCAGGCCTGCAATCCGACCGCGGACGCTCAGGCAACCTGTGTGCTCGGTTCCCTCGGACTTTCGCTGCGCAGGAACTGTGCCAGCCGCTCCTGCTGCCGCTCGGTGAGGAACAGGCCGAGCTTGGTGCGGCGCCAGAGGATGTCGTCGGCGTCGCGCGCCCATTCCTCGCGGCACAGGTATTCCACTTCGCGGGCATAGAGCCCGCCACCCAGGTGTTCGCCCAGCTCGCCGACCTCTTGTGCGCCGTCCAGCAGGTTCCAGATGCGGCTGCCGTAGGTGCTGGCCCAGCGCCGGGCGAGGGCCGGGTCGAGCTGGCGCAGGCGCCCCATCAGCTGGATCGCCAGGTCTTCGACGCTGCCCATCGATTCGCCGCCGGGTAGCGGGGCGGTGGCGGTCCAGCGCGGGCCCATGACGCCGGTGAACGACGGTGCCAGTTGCTCCAGCGCGGCTTCGGCGAGCTTGCGGTAGGTGGTCAGCTTGCCGCCGAACACCGAGAGCAGCGGGGCTTCACCGGGGGTGTTGTCCAGCGCCAGGGTGTAGTCGCGGGTGACGGCCGAAGGATCGTCCGACTCGTCGTCGCACAGCGGCCGTACGCCGGAGAAGCTGCGCAGTATGTCGTCGCGGCCGAGCTGGCGCGTGAAGTGGGCATTGACCACGTTCAGCAGGTAATCGATTTCATCTTCGCTGATCTGGAGCTGCGTCGGGTCGCCCCGGTACT
This Pseudomonas sp. ATCC 13867 DNA region includes the following protein-coding sequences:
- a CDS encoding CaiB/BaiF CoA transferase family protein, translating into MNNATGALRGLKIIDLSRVLGGPYCSQALADHGAEVIKLEPLGGDETRGWGPPFEGDTASYFIGVNRNKKGIAVDLSKPEGIEVLLQLLEGADVLIENFKPGTLARWGIDYQDVLSRRFPRLIHCAVSGFGADGPLGGLPGYDAAIQAMAGLMSVNGDAQGEPLRIGLPIVDMVTGLNAMVGILLALNERQLSGHGQSIDIALYDCGISLLHPHMPNYFASGRTPQRTGNAHPNIAPYDSYRTGTEPIFLAVGNDRQFARLCEYLGAGELLEDPRFTDNGKRSVNRLALKQVLEGHLAAHDGRELAERLIRLGVPCGAIATVDRVVEHPHTRHRGLLVEMGDYRGLASPVKLSRTPASYRSPPPALGESTREVLEDLGPAPEVIETLFQRGIVRG
- a CDS encoding 3-hydroxyacyl-CoA dehydrogenase — translated: MSSQPITSVGIVGAGAMGQGIAQVAAQAGLQAYLFDVRAGAAQSARDGIAAILAKRVEKGRLTAEAADRAVGNLHVAQSLEALRDCQVVVEAIVENLEAKQALFRQLEEVLDAGTILASNTSSLSITAIASVCRDSGRVAGLHFFNPVPLMRLVEVIEGLATHGEVGARLCELVSVMGHQPVRARDTPGFIVNHAGRAFGTEALRILGEGVADAAAIDAVLRESAGFRMGPFELLDLIGLDVSLPVMESVYRQFYEEPRYRPHPLLRQMLAAGHLGRKSGQGFYPYDGEGAAPRATAQAAPACTVSPPVWLGADDQLGRTRLLALLERLGAEVESGERPSDDALCLLAPLGDDATHAAQRFAVDPARVVAVDTLADLAQHRCLMLNPLTRADMQRAAHALFARDGAGVTVIRDSTGFIVQRTLASIVNLACDIAQQGIASVADIDLAVRLGLGYPHGPLEWGDRLGAARLLRILERIHALNGDPRYRPSPWLRRRASLGISLCQPENPLPA
- a CDS encoding OprD family porin, which codes for MNNNKKNIVFLPAALAACCVPPLALADGFLEDGKASLSMRNFYMNRDFRDGAGRSKSDEWAQGFLLDYRSGYTAGTLGVGLDVLGKLGVKLDSSPDRSGTGLLPVQGDGRAADDYARLDPTAKLRISRTELKIGALVPKLPTVQPNYGRLFPQVFQGGLLTSGEVSGLTLNLGRLDEVSQRNEAGTSDLALFNRNGRFAGAVQADHFYLGGLDYQFAPGWTGSYHYGELEDVYDQHFLGLKSQTRIGADSLETDLRLALSRDAGDGRGGRIDNRSFSGLVTYRLHNGHAIGLGYQRMHGDSAFPYLDGTDPYLINFGQYGDFAEAGERSWQARYDYDFAPLGLPGLSFMTRYFSGRDAQPTSGAGSREWERDTDIKYVLQSGALKGLGLTWRNATYRSDFSRDVDENRLYLSYSIALF
- the metR gene encoding transcriptional regulator MetR: MLELRHLKTLHALREADSLVEAAERLHLTQSALSHQFKELEERLGLSLFIRKTKPVRFTSAGLRLLQLADSVLPQLRGAERDLARLAGGTAGRLHMAIECHSCFQWLMPTIDQFRDAWPEVELDLASGFSFAPLPALARGDLDLVVTSDPVDLAGITYVPLFTYEALLAVDNHHALSGKSFIVPEDLASQTLITYPIERDRLDIFTRFLEPADIEPAQVRTSELTVMMMQLVASGRGVCSLPNWALHEYSSRGYVTAKRLGEKGLYCTLFAAIRADMLDAPFMRDFLLTAKDTSFATLEGVSAAKG
- a CDS encoding 3-oxoadipyl-CoA thiolase — its product is MLDAYIYAGLRTPFGRHAGALSRVRPDDLVGALLARVVETSGFAVDDLEDVILGCTNQAGEDSRNLARNALLAAGLPWRVPGQTVNRLCASGLSAVIDAARAITCGEGRLYLAGGAESMSRAPFVMGKADSAFSRALNVFDSTIGARFANPRLVERHGNDSMPETGDNVAREFGIAREDADRFAAASQARYQAALQAGFFAGEIMPVEVPSGRRGEVLLVEHDEHPRPQSDLAALSRLPSLFPGGVVTAGNASGINDGAAVLLLGDREIGERHGVRPLARVLASASVGVEPRIMGIGPHRAIQVALQRAGLGLHEVDLIEINEAFASQVLACLKALGLDFDDPRVNPNGGAIALGHPLGASGARLVLTASRALHSRNLRYAVVSLCVGVGQGVAMVIERV
- a CDS encoding enoyl-CoA hydratase, with protein sequence MSSCQGAVRPESTLLLERPEEGVALLRLNRPAALNALNMTLREELAEHFVQLNDCAETRVIVVTGGDKVFAAGADLGEMVDAGALQIYRRHVERHWQAISRCAKPVIAAVNGYALGGGCELAMHCDLIVAGASARFAQPEIKVGVMPGAGGTQRLVRAVGKYQALRMLLTGCMVRAEEALAMGLVSEVVADAQTLPRALELARGMAAMPPLALAQIKEVVLAGMDMPLDHALALERKAFQLLFDSKDQKEGMRAFLDKRKPEYRGE